A single region of the Oncorhynchus keta strain PuntledgeMale-10-30-2019 chromosome 37, Oket_V2, whole genome shotgun sequence genome encodes:
- the LOC118370069 gene encoding gastrula zinc finger protein XlCGF26.1-like, producing the protein MSSLNYSPPVKEEEGCWTENEALGLNIVVKEEKEEEDVTVKQEVEVEAVTVKEEEEAFRVKEEEDVTVKEDEKEEDAVSGVKKEGEITVTLKDEEDEIGDLFNTRERPDSRYDSGKSPSGEPDPETPKPARQHHCSHCEKSFRWLGNLNRHERTHTGEKPYHCFHCELRFSKSGDLKAHERTHTGKKPFQCSQCGKSFIQLGSLKEHERIHTGEKPYHCSQCKNCFSRVGALKAHERTHTGEKPFQCSQCKKSFTVLANLKRHERIHTGENPYHCFHCGISFIQLASLKAHEWTHTEEKPFQCSQCRKIFTLLANLKRHERIHTGEKPYHCFQCEKRFSRSGDLKAHEWTHTGEEPFHCSQCGKRFTVLANLKRHERIHTGEKPHHCSHCGMSFIQSRSLKEHEWTHTGEKPFQCSQCGKSFIVLSNLKRHERIHTGEKPFQCSHCGNSFTQRGHLQEHERIHTGEKPYHCSQCKNRFSRVGDLKAHERTHTGEKPFQCSHCRKSFTVLAILKRHERIHIEENPGTEDVDVD; encoded by the exons ATGAGCTCCCTAAACTACTCTCCTCCTGTTAAAGAAGAGGAGGGCTGCTGGACGGAGAATGAAGCTCTGGGGCTGAACATTGTcgtgaaagaggagaaggaagaagaggatgTCACAGTTAAACAAGAAGTAGAAGttgaggctgttacagtgaaagaagaggaagaagcgttcagagtgaaagaggaggaggatgttacagtaaaagaagatgagaaagaggaggatgcCGTTTCTGGAGTGAAGAAGGAAGGGGAGATTACAGTCACATTGAAAGATGAAGAGGATGAGATAGGAGATCTGTTTAACACCA gagagagaccagactctCGCTATGACAGCGGGAAGAGTCCTTCAGGTGAACCAGACCCAGAGACGCCCAAACCAGCAAGACAACACCACTGCTCCCACTGTGAAAAGAGTTTTCGCTGGTTAGGGAACCTAAATCGccatgagaggacacacactgGAGAAAAGCCATACCACTGCTTCCACTGTGAATTGAGATTTTCCAAATCAGGGGACTTAAAAGctcatgagaggacacacacaggaaaaaAGCCTTTCCAATGTTcacagtgtggaaagagttttattCAGTTAGGAAGCCTGAAGgagcatgagagaatacacacaggagaaaagccttaccactgctcccagtgtaaAAATTGTTTTTCACGAGTAGGGGCCCTAAAAGctcatgagaggacacacacaggagaaaagccttttCAATGCTCACAGTGTAAAAAGAGTTTTACTGTGTTAGCTAATCTGAAAaggcatgagagaatacacacaggagaaaatcCTTATCACTGTTTCCACTGTGGAATTAGTTTTATTCAGTTAGCGAGCCTGAAGGCGCATGAGTGGACACACACAGAAGAAAAGCCTTTCCAGTGTTCCCAGTGTAGAAAGATTTTTACCCTGTTAGCTAACCTGAAAaggcatgagagaatacacacaggagaaaagccttaccactgcttcCAATGTGAAAAGAGATTTTCCCGATCAGGGGACCTAAAAGCTCATGAGTGGACACACACGGGAGAAGAACCTTTCCATTGTTCCCAGTGTGGGAAGCGTTTTACTGTCTTAGCTAACCTGAAAaggcatgagagaatacacacaggagaaaagcctcaTCACTGTTCCCACTGTGGAATGAGTTTTATTCAGTCAAGGAGCCTGAAGGAGCATGAgtggacacacacaggagaaaagcctttccaatgttcccagtgtggaaagagttttattGTGTTAAGTAACCTAAAAaggcatgagagaatacacacaggagaaaagccattCCAATGTTCCCATTGTGGAAACAGTTTTACTCAGAGAGGGCACCTACAAGAGCATGAGAGAattcacacaggagaaaagccttaccactgctcccagtgtaaAAATAGATTTTCCCGAGTAGGGGACCTAAAAGctcatgagaggacacacacaggagaaaagcctttccAATGTTCCCATTGTAGAAAGAGTTTTACCGTGTTAGCTATCCTGAAAaggcatgagagaatacacataGAAGAAAATCCGGGcactgaagacgtg